A region of the Chryseobacterium gotjawalense genome:
AAAAAGGTGATTTAGACAATGATGGAGTTTGTGACGATTGGGACAGACAACTTGATACTCCTGCAGGAGCAAGAGTAGATGGAGCTGGCGTTGCATTGGATATGGATCTGGACGGCGTCATTGATCTGTATGATAAATGTGTCACCGTGCCGGGACCAGTTGAGAATGATGGCTGTCCGATTAATGTGAATCCAAAATAAAAAAAAATGACTGTTGTATCTGGCAACAATGAAATTAACTTTTAAATGGATGTCCGTTATTAATTATAAGTACAAAGCCTTTGCGAACTTAAAAAATGTGAAAACCATTGTGTTTATAAATAAATTATTTTTTGTAAAATGTTCGCGTTAAAGTTTTGCATCATTATTAAAAACGGATACTCATCAACTTTATTAATTAAAAAAATAACAAACGATATGAAACTAAATTTAACAAGTATTGCATTAGCGCTGGTATTGCCTACAGCGGTTTTTGCGCAGGATTCTATTACCAGCTCCACCGGTAATTATCCTAATTCTTATACTTCAGGATCGGCAACAGTATCGCCTTTTACCCAAGAGTCAAAAAGATTTAACGACTGGGCTGTCTCCGCTGGTGCTGGGGTGCCATTAATGCAGTCTTCTGACCTTACTTCAATTAAAAGTTACGGAGCGGGAAAAAATCTTTTTGGTTGGTCTGCTTACTTAAGTGTTGACAAAGCAATTACCCATGCTTTTGGTCTTAAACTTCAGTATGATAAAGGGGAATCAAGACAAGGATTTGTAAATACAAAAGATCATGTTGCTTCACCAAGTGGTGATGGAGCACGAACGCAATATGATGCGCTTTCTATTATAGGAGATATTAACTTTTCAAATCTTTTGAGAAGAGTAGATAATAAATCTCCTTTTAGATGGGCGTTTCACGGATATGCAGGGGCAGGTACGTTGGCTTACAGAGCCTATAGACAAGACGCTGGACCTGTTTATAATCAGAATTTAATTACAGAAGTTAAACCCTTCAAATTTGGAAGTTTGTTTGGTCAAGCCGGAGCCGGTTTAAAATACCGGGCTACAAAATCATTAGATCTGGAAGCAAGAGGGATGTATATTGTCTCTGGAGATGATTCTTTTGATGGCGCACGTACCAATACGATAAATGATAATGTTTCCGATAACTTAATTAATATTACGTTAGGAGCAACATTAAATTTAGGAAGACACGAGTCTCACCTTTTCTGGCACGATCCACTGCAGGAAATCTATTATAAATTAGATGTATTGGCAGATAAAAACCAGGATGTTGAAGTTTGTAAAAAAGGAGATGCCGATAACGATGGAGTTTGTGATGACTGGGACAGACAGCTTAATACGCCTTTAGGTGCGAGAGTGGATGGTGCAGGTGTTGCGCTCGACACGGATTTAGACGGCGTAATCGACTTGTATGATAAGTGTGTAACTGTTCCGGGACCGGTCGAAAATAACGGCTGTCCATGGGACTTAAAATCTACTGTTTCAGATGAGACCAGAACATTAGAGGGGATTGAATTTGATTTGAATTCAGACCGAATTCTTCCATCTAATACTCCAATCTTAAACAATGCTGTTAATTATATTAATTCATCCGAAGGTTCTTATTATGTAATTGGAGGTGCAGATACAAGAGGTACCAAAGCTTACAACCAGAAATTGTCTGAACGAAGAGCAAATAATGTTAAAAATTATTTGATTAAAAACGGAGTGAATTCTGGTAAATTAGATGCAATAGGCAGAGGGAAAACAGATCTTAAATATCCAGAATGTGATCCTGCAACGAAATGTCCGGAATGGAAAAACAGAGCGAACAGAAGAGTTTACTTTGAAGTAAAGTAATTTTCTAAACGCTTTTAAATACTAAAGAAAATGCCACGTTCGTCGTGGCTTTTCTTGTTTTATGCCATCTATTTCAGTAATTTTACTCAATGATTTCTAACCGGGATTTTGAAAAATTAAAACAGCAGACCTTAAAGCATTTTTGGGGTTACGATACCTTTCGGGATTCGCAGGAAACAATCATTAATTCAATTATTTCCGGCAAAGATACTCTGGCCTTACTCCCAACAGGTGGCGGAAAATCACTTTGTTATCAACTCCCGGCTTTGGTTTTAGAAGGAACCTGTTTGGTAATATCTCCACTTTTGGCCTTGATGAAAGACCAGGTCCATCAGATGAAAAACATCGGTATTGAAGCCGAATATCTCTCATCAGAACTGGATGAATTCGATGCCGAAATTATTTTTAACCGTTGCAAAGACGGCTTGACCAAATTATTATATATTTCTCCCGAAAGATTATCCAACAGGTTGTTTCTTCAAAATTTAGAAGAGATTCAGATTTCATTTATTGCCGTAGACGAAGCGCACTGTATTTCGGAATGGGGGCAGGATTTTCGGCCGAGTTATCAGCATATCAAAGGGTTTAGAGAGCAGTTGAAAAATATTCCGTGCATTGCATTAACTGCAACCGCGACTCCAAAAGTTTTACAGGAAATACAGTTGAAACTCAATCTGAAAAACCCGGCAATCTTTCAGAAAAGTTTTAGAAGAAGTAATCTTAAAATTGTCTCCGATGAAATTGCTGACAAATATGAAAGAATTCGAAATCTCCTGAAATATAATAATTCGTCAGGAATTATCTATGTCAGAACCCGAAAAGAAGCTGAAGAACTTACCGCTTTTCTTCACCGAAATCAAATCACGAATGTCGATTTCTTTCACGCCGGGATTCCGGTGAAAGAAAAAAATGCGAAACAAAACCGTTGGCTTCAAAGTCAAAACCAGGTTTTGATTTCTACCAATGCATTCGGGATGGGAATCGATAAAGATAATGTGCGGTTCATTATCCATTTTTCTCCCGCGGCGTCCATAGAAAATTATTATCAGGAAATCGGCCGAGCCGGTCGGGATGGCACAAATTCTTATGCTTTTCTACTTTGGAATGAACAGGAATTAAAGAATTTTGACCAAATTTTAATCAATCAAATTCCATCGAAAGCAGAATTTCAGAATATCGTTTCTTACTTATATTCTACTTTTCAAATTGCGGAGAATGATCTGCCGGAAAATGTATTTCAACTTCATATTCAAAGGATTCAGAAATTTACCAAAGTATCTTTGGCAAAGATTAGAAACGTTCTTCAGTTTTTGCATCATCAGGAAATTATTTTTTATAATTATCAAAATTCTCTTTCATCACTTGAGCTTAAAATTTCGCCTGATGAAATCGATTTGTTGCCCAAAAAAGACGCTTATTTTATAGAACTCTTATTGAGGGCTCTTTCGGGACTTACCACTCACAAAGTAATGTTCAGCGAAAAATCACTGAGTACTAAAATCGAGTCGGATCCTCATTTGGTTAAAGAGCGACTTCGGGAACTGCAGCATCAGGGACATCTGGATTATATCGATGGCGCTTTGTCAAGTGTTAAGTTTCTGAAACACCGTGATCAGCGGGCAATAGAAGGAAAGTACTGGAATCTTTTTGCCCAGATCCAGAAAAACAAAATTCAGAAATGGGAGGAAATGAAATTTTTTGTCCAGAATAATGAGTTTTGTAAAATGAAACTGATCCTGTCTTATTTCGGCGAAAAAAATGTGAAAAACTGTGGACATTGCTCGGTTTGTGAACAACAGAAAGAAACGGTTTTCGGACGGGATATTTCCGGGGAAATTTTAGAAATTTTGAAAACAGGTCCCGCAAATGTAGAAGAGATTTCCATTAAACTGAATTATTTTGTCAAAGAAAATATTTTAGAAAATCTGATTCATCTCCTCGATTCAGGTAAAGTCAAAATGCTCAATTTTAGAACATACTGTTACAATCACGATTAAAAGTGAATTGTATTTATTAAAATATCCTCAATTATATATTCAATGAAATCATTAAAAGTTATTTTTTTCGGAACTCCGGAATTTGCAAAAACTTCCTTAGAAGCAATTCATCAATCCTCTCACGAAGTTGTGGGTGTGGTAACTGTTGCAGATAAAGCGAGCGGACGCGGACAGAAGATTCACCAGTCTGCCGTCAAAGAATTTGCTGTTGAAAATAACTTACCGGTTTTTCAACCCGAGAAATTAAGGGATCCTGAATTTTTAGAAACGATAAAGAAACTCAATGCCGATGTTTTTGTCGTTGTAGCATTCCGGATGATGCCTAAGATTTTATTTGAGATGCCGGAAATGGGAACATTTAATCTTCACGCCTCGTTGCTTCCGGATTATCGTGGCGCTGCGCCGATTAATTATGCGGTCATCAACGGTGAGAAAAAAACGGGAGCAACTACTTTTTTTATCAATGAAAAAATTGATGAGGGAAATATCCTACTTCAACAGGAAATCGAAATTTCACCCGAAGAAAATGCCGGTGAACTGCACGACCGTTTAATGGAAATGGGCGCGGAACTCGTGGTAAAAACCCTCGATGGACTGTCCGAAAACTCGATTCAGGAGAAGCCACAACCGATCGTAGAACATCCTAAAAATGCTTTTAAAATTTTTAAAGAAGATACCCGGATTCAATGGAATCAAAACGCGGAAACCGTTCATAATTTCATCCGTGGAATGTCGCCTTATCCTGCTTCTTTTACGACCATTAAAATTGGGGAAGACGAAAAATTTTTAAAAATATTTAAAGGTAAATTTAAAATGACGGAACATGATAAAATTCCGGGAACTTTAGAAATAAATAAACACCAATTCGAAATTTTCACAAAAGACGGTTTTTATTTCCCGCAAGAAGTTCAGCTTGAAGGGAAAAAAAGAATGTCTGTGAAGGATTTCTTAAATGGATTCCAGAACTTTGACCATATTTCGATGGCTTAATTTAATTTCTGTTTTTAAGTAAAATCCAGCCTTTGTAGGAAACCGGTAATTGGGTGTCTGGTTCTGTCCAGTTCAGGATATACCAGTAATTTGCGGTGGGAAGTGCCCTGCCGCCTGATTTTCCGTCCCAGATAAACTGTTTGTCCTTCGAGCTGAACACCATATTTCCATAACGGTCGAATATCTGTATACTGACGTTTTCTTTAATTTTTAAATCAGAATAATCCAGAACATCATTATGGCCATCGCTGTTTGGCGTGATGACATTGATCAGATTAATAATCAGGAATTCTTTGGCCACGCTGTCACAGTTTTGCGCATCTTTCACGTAAACTGTATGTTTGCCCCGCGGAACATTATAGAAAATATTGGAGGCCTGAAAATTGACATTGTCCAAAGAATAAGAATATGGAGGAACACCGTCTAAGACATAAACCGTTGCCGTACTTCCCGAAACATCAATATGGGTAATTTGCGGCAGTTCCGGTGCAGTGACTTTCACATTCTGACGGTAAACACATCCATTAGAATATAAATCTACCCAGTAATTACCGATTCCCACGCTGATACCGGAAGCACTGCTTCCGCTGACGCCGGTGCTCCATTCGTAAAAATCAAAACCGGGACCTGCATCAAGCGTTGTGACAGAACCTGGACAAACCGGTTGATCATGCATAGGTGAAGTTTTTGGTGATTTAATGTTGACCGTGATTTCTGCCACATTGGGACAGTCACTGCCTTCGAACCGAATTCCAAAAGTTTTGGTAGTGCTCAAAGTTTGGTTGGTCGAAATGGAAGTTCCCGGAGTTCCCAATTTTGCTTCCGCCAGTGAATTGTAAAAAGTAATATTTAAAGAAGGATCTGCAGTGAATTGAGAAATATCATTACTCAGATTCACTGAAACGCCTTGAAAATTATCATCGCAAATAGCCGGTGTAGAATAATCTGGTTTGAGCAGCGGGATTTTATTTCCGGTTTTTAAAGTGAAATTGCCAATGGCTGCCGGACAGCCGTAAGTACTTTCCACAAACAGATAAACTTTTGTGGTTGCAGTTAAAAGCCAGCCATCAGCGAGTGGCGTTCCGGTTCCGGCGGGGTTCAGATAATATTTTGGAATAAAAGCGCTGTTGAGATTTGAAATCAACTGAGGAGAAAGTTGTGAAAAATTAATCGGAACACTTCCGTTCAGCTGGTTGTCACAATATGAAAAAACTTTGTTGGGAACAATCACAGGCTGCTCGGAGATTTCTATTTTAGTGGAACCTTTCAGACTACATCCTCCCAAGGTGATGTCTACCTGATAGGTGCCGGCATTCGCAGCGGTTCCCGTTATGTTCAGCTTAGGATTTGTTGCACCAGGAATTAAAATGCCGTCTTTAAACCATTGATAAGCAGTAGCTCCGGCTGTGGTGGCATCCAAAGTTTTTGTACCTCCTTCGCAGATCGGATTATTGGTCGCGAGTAACAGATCGGGTCCTATATCTTTTTTGCCCACGAAACTTCCTGCTTTTAAAAACACTGCTGAATCATGACTGGTGTTGGTATTGTCTGCAATGACCAATTTGATGTGGTATGTTTTTCCCGGAATGACGTCTGCTTTTGCAGTAAGCACTTTGGTTTGCCCGTCGAAAATGGTTGGCGACATGTTCGGTGGCACCATTGGCGGCAAATTATACTGCCCAAAATATTCGGCATTACTGGGAGAGCAGTAGGTGTTGTCTCTCACTGTTCGCGAAGACACGGGATCCAGATTTCCGGTGGCCTGATTGAGGACTGTAGCAATATTTTGGTAGGTGGTGGCTCCGGCTTCTTTGATCAGAAACGCAAAAGCGTCGGAATAGTTGCATCCGCTTTTCTGATATTCCTCTGATAGAAACATATACTCAAAACTGATTCCGGTAGAAGTGAGCGAGACAAAATCAAATTCCAGAGCTGTGGCGTTCCAGGAAGGACTTGCAACGGGAACTGCTTTTTCAAGATCCTTATCCCCTAACCAGGTTGCGTCGCCTTCTGAAAGCACACCGTTATTCGGTCCCGGTGCCCTGTATGCTCCGCCGGTACTCAATATCAGTCCTTTTTCGATATTAAACGGTAAGGTTCCTTTTTCGAAATAGCCGTGACTGAAAGGATTGTTCCCGTAATCCTGCCAGCCTTTTACAGATACATTCGATACGGTAATACAGGCTGCATTTTGGGATCCGATAAAAATATCTTTTACAAGCTGTTCCGGTGTATAGGTTGATGTATCTACCGTGATGTACTGTTGGGCGCTTCCGGAAATGGAGAATAATATAAAAAGAAGAGCAAAACTGCTGCTGAAAAATCTGTATCTAAACATAGTGTTTTTTGCGGAAGACAAAATTACTTCTTATTTGCCATAAAAAAAATCTCTTCCATCAATAATGGAAGAGATGTATATCATTTAATTTCTGTTTTTTAGTAATAAATAACTTGTTTGCAATACAATCTGTTTTGTTTTAGGTTCTGTCCATTGTACGATATACCAGTAAGTTGCTGTAGGTAACGGTTTGCCATTGGATTTGCCGTTCCATGTATAACTTTTTTCATTCGATTCATAAATCATTTGACCTGAAGTATTGAATATCTTGATTAAGAAGTTTTCTTTAGATTTCAGTTCGCTGTAATCTAATATGTCGTTGTAGCCATCATCATTGGGAGTAATAACGTTAAATAATTGTGTAATCATAAAATCTTTTGTTGAGACTGTACATTTATCGGCTGACATCACATACACCGTATTAAGACCTAAAGGAAGATTTGAAAATATATTTGAATTTTGATAAGGTAGAAAACTGTTTGAGTTCTCGATTGCATATTCGTAAGGTGATAAACCTTCTGATGCGATTATCGTTGCTGTTCTTCCATTAACCTGAACATCAATTTTTGGTACTGTATAGGTTTTTAAATGAATTTCTCCAATTCTAAAACATCCATATAAATTAAGGACTTTAACATAAACGATACTGTTGTTTATCGTTTTGTAATTGGTGAGTTCGGCTGAGTTAATTTCTTTTGTTAATGCCAAATCTTCATAATATTGATATTTTATGATTTGAACATCAGTATTTTCTGTTTCAAATTTTTTAAGATTATATATTGCATAGCCAAAACTGTCTTGGCATTCTGTGATCTCAATGTTTCTAACCTGCATTTGGGTTATTTGAACAGTTACCGTAACTTGTTCTGAATCAGGGAAATCACCGACGCCCCGAAAATAATAGGTAAATGTTACTTCACTAAGATGAGTATTATTGGGTTCGAAATGAATTTTTCCTTGATTGTCAACATAAGCTTTTCCTTCTGTGGCTTGTTCCAAAATTATAGTTTTAGATGGGTCAATAGCTAATGAAGGATTAGTTGAAAATTTAGGTTCTATAAGAGGATTTAGATTTTCACAAAAACTTAAAGTATAGGTTTGTGGCGGACCAATTACTGTGCATTTATAATAAATAAATATTTCTGTAAGCCTTGAAGGCGGACATGATGTTTTAGTAACTTTACATTGATAATATCCATATTTATTGCCAGGATGGATTTGATTTGTTGTTTCTGGAAGCAAAATCCAATTTATTTTGTCTTCAGAATAGTACCATTCATAAACATCAAAATTATCTTGTACTTCAAGATAAATAGAGCTTTCATCACATCCTCCAATTTTTTTAATTTCTGGGTCTACATTAAATCCTGCAAAATTACCGCCATAGCCAATCTCATCATTTCCACCTACAAAACCAAAAGTAATAGATTTGCGATTATTTGTGGTAACAGAAATATTTCCTTTTGCATTTGGGTAATAATAAATTTCCCAATTTGGATTTCCACTAACCTGAAATGGCCCAAATAGATTATTTTGTGAACCATTTACAAATACATTTGCTCCTTTCTCAGCCGTTATATTAAGCTTTACATTATAATCATAATCTCCAAAAGGATTTTCATCAACCTGTGATATTTCATCAATTTTACTAGGCAGTAGGCAAGAAAGAGGAGGAACAAGGTTCATAGCTCCGCTACTAATCCCAGAGTCATCGCCCCCTGAAAAAATCTGGTAAGTATAAGCTGGTTTTGTGGTTCTAATATATAAGGAATAAATGTTGTTTTGCGGATCGACAGGTTTGTATAATTTATTTTCAACAAATTTGAAAGATCCAGCAGTTGGAAGTATAAAATCTGGGGTAGAACTTGAATTATCATTTAAAAATACTTCTGTATTGTCTTCTGAAGCTACAATTAACGTTTTTTCCATCCGTGCAGTATTGGCAATATCTCCATTGCCATTCATGATGATATATTCATTTCCTAGTTTTTCAACAGGAATAGTTTGATCCACAAAAACATCAACAAAATAATCTCTTCCAATACTTATCGCACCGGTAAAGTTTCCACAAGTAACGCTTATGGGTTTACTACTTTCAATTTTAGCACCGATTAATCCATTGTAATCAACATTATAACTGTACATATTGTCTACTTCAAATACATATGATTCTCCTTTATTTAAAGTTACTGTTTTTTGAGAAGTACCTGGAGTTTTGTCATTCGTAAATTTTAAAGAGGGTTCATAATTAGATAATGTAACAACAGTGTTATTTTCAGTGGCAATGATTCCTGCAGTATTGTTACTGTAGCGGAGTTTCATTTTTCCCATTCCAAGGAAAAATTTTGTTCCAAGTGCAGATTTTCCTTTTGAAGTTATCATTTCTGCACTGTCTGGAGTTGAAACTCTGTAATTTGCAAAGAAGTTTCCATCACCTACAATATGTATCCCTTTTGATGATACAGCCATCTTCTCTTTATCGTTTTCAATAATCATTTGTGAACGAGGGATTCCACTAAATTTCCCAGAATTATTTTTAGATATTGTTGTCGTTCCTAATAATTTATTTCCACTATATATACTAATGTTCACAGGGTTTAAACTACCTGTAGATAGATACAATAATTGTATCCCATCTGCAGGATTGTTGCCTGCCATCGGCGCAAACCAATGCTCGGTATCCATCTGTGCAGTTGAGTATGTAAAAAATAATGCAAAAACTAAAGCGAGTAGATTTTTCAATTCGATAAAAATTAAGAAGGTGAAATTACTGCTATTTCGGCGAAAAAAAATCTCTTTCTAAAAATAGAAAGAGATTTTAATTATAAATAAAGTTCGGGAAATTAAGTAAGGCTCGCTCTTACATATCCTACAACTTTCAGATCACTGTTAATTGATTTTACATAGTCAGCAACTGATACGCTTGAATCTTTGATGAAAGACTGGTGTACCAAAGTGTTGTCTTTGTAGAATCTCTGCATTTTTCCTTTAAGGATATTATCGATAATGTTAGCCGGTTTTCCTTCTTTAGTCAATAATTCTCTTTCGATTTCCAATTCTTTATCAATCGTTTCCTGGGAAACCATAGTTTCATCCAAAGCGATCGGGTTCATAGCAGCAACCTGCATAGAAACAGATTTTGCAACTTCTGCAGCTCCATCTACATTTGCAGATAAAGAAGTAATGGCAGCAATTTTATTTCCTGCATGAATATAAGCTCCTAAGTATGGACCTTCAATTCTTTCGAAAGCACCTATTTCGATTTTTTCACCGATAATTCCTGTTTGCTCGATTAATTTTTCAGCAACGGTCATTCCGTGGAAATCAGATGCTAAAAATTCTTCTTTGTTTGCATAGAAAATAGCTTGTTCAGCAAGTTCATGAGCTAACTCTACAAAATTATCATTTTTTCCAACGAAATCTGTTTCACAATTCAAAGCGATAATTGCTCCCATGGTGTTGTCCTGGTTAACTTTTGCAATTACTGCACCTTCGTGAGAATCTCTGTCTGCTCTGTTAGCTGCAACTTTCTGTCCTTTTTTTCTAAGGTTTTCGATGGCTTTATCGAAATCTCCATCAGCTTCTACCAACGCTTTTTTGCAGTCCATCATTCCTGCGCCTGTAATGTTTCTTAATTTAGCTACATCTGCAGCAACTGGTGTATACATATTCTTGTTTTTTTTATTAAAAATTGATTAAGTTAGCTAATGTTTTTAAGCGTTGCAAAGATAATAAATTTCGCACAAACTAAAAAGTACAATTTTCCGTTATTCGTAAAATATAGAATTTTAAAAATTAATTCATTCATGAAAAAATATATCTATTTCCTGTTTTTATTTATTTCATTTTTTTCTTGCGCCCAGTCGAAATATACCGTCGATCAGGTTGAAAAAAGTACTGATATGCAGGTAATTGCCAATTTTATTAAATTCAATCCGGATCATCCCAGAACTCCTGAATTTAAAAGAAAGCTTTTTGCGGTCATGAACAGCGACAAAACACCAGCTCAGCAAGCTAAAGTTGCAAAACCGACGATTGCACCAGTGAATAAAACGGCCCTTAAAAATGAAGTAAAAAATACTTCGAATACCAATCATAAGGCAACTGCAGATTTGTTAAATCATCTTTTTAATAACGATCCCAGCAGTAAAACTGCTTATGTGCAAATCAAAAATAAATCGAAATGCAACCTGATTGTGAAACTCAGTGGAAAGAAATTTTATAACCTCAATATTCCGGCAAATAATGAGAATTTCATTATGGTAGAAAAAGGCAGTTATTCTATTACGACGATGGTTTGTGATGCAAAATATTCTTCTACAAAAAATATAGGTAAAGATATTGTGATTACTTTGAATGCCCCTAGATAAATATTTATTTTGAGAATTGATGGAATTCTTCTGTGAGTTTCAGGTACTCGTCTGTATATTTTCTGGGAGATTTCTCGATCACTAATTCCGACTCATTTGTTTCCTTTTTATGGAATCCAAATTCTAATATCAGTCTTTTTGGTTTTGAATTTTTAATGCCACAGATCTGTATTTTGTTGTGTAAATACAATGATTTTTTAAAACAATATTCTTCAAACAGTACACCGGAATCAAAAGGGATAATTACCGAAAGAAACCCTTTTTCAGATAATAAATCCAATGATTTGTCTACTAAAAACCCGAAGGAAAGTTCAGTTTGCTGTCTTGCAGTAATATCTTTTTGTGATCCATTTTCTTCAAAATAAGGAGGATTCGATACAATTAAATCATATTTTTCTTTTGAATTAAAGTTTTTATAATCCTGCAGAAAAACCTTTAATCTATTTCTGAATGGTGAATTTTCAAAGTTTTCAACAGCCAGTTCTACTGCATTTTCATTAATGTCGATTGCATGAATATCTGCCTCTGGATTTCTTTGAGCCAGCATCAATGAGATCAAGCCAGTTCCTGTGCCCACTTCCAGAATGTTTTTCGCATTGTTTACCGTAGAAGCAGCACCGAGCAAAACACCGTCTGTCCCGACACGAAACACCTTTTTCGATTGCTGGATACTGAATTGTTTAAAATGAAAAGGTTTCACTGAAAGTAGTAGATTTTGGAATTTTTTACAAAAATAGCGGCTCGGAATGATACGGCGTCCCGCGCGAATGATTTAGTTTTGTTGAATGGATTTCATGTTGTTTGGGAGTGAAATGGTAAAAGTCGATCCTTTTCCAAGTTCAGATTTCACTGAGATTTCGCCTTTGTAATCTTCCACCATTTTGCGAACCATCGTTAATCCCAGTCCCATTCCGCTCGACTTTGAAGTGAAATTAGGTTCGAAAATGCGGTTGTAGTGATCTTCGGAAATACCAACACCATTGTCTTCTACGGTGATGATGATCCTTTTTTGCCGTTGTTCTACATCGACATTAATGATGTTTTCACGCTCATCATCGGTTGCCTGTCTCGCATTAGAAACCAGATTGGTTATGATTCTGGACAAATATATTTTATCCATGTCGATCATTATTTTTTCTTTATTGGCGTGGAAATATATTTTTTCGTCGCTGAAAATATTAATGATGTTTTTTATTTCTTTATTAAGGTTAAAAACCTCATTATTCTTTTCCGGTAGCTGGGCAAACTGAGAAAAAGCGTTTGCCACTGTGGCGACCAAATCAATTTGATCTACCATTGTTTTAC
Encoded here:
- a CDS encoding tRNA1(Val) (adenine(37)-N6)-methyltransferase; the protein is MKPFHFKQFSIQQSKKVFRVGTDGVLLGAASTVNNAKNILEVGTGTGLISLMLAQRNPEADIHAIDINENAVELAVENFENSPFRNRLKVFLQDYKNFNSKEKYDLIVSNPPYFEENGSQKDITARQQTELSFGFLVDKSLDLLSEKGFLSVIIPFDSGVLFEEYCFKKSLYLHNKIQICGIKNSKPKRLILEFGFHKKETNESELVIEKSPRKYTDEYLKLTEEFHQFSK
- a CDS encoding DUF6759 domain-containing protein, with the protein product MKKYIYFLFLFISFFSCAQSKYTVDQVEKSTDMQVIANFIKFNPDHPRTPEFKRKLFAVMNSDKTPAQQAKVAKPTIAPVNKTALKNEVKNTSNTNHKATADLLNHLFNNDPSSKTAYVQIKNKSKCNLIVKLSGKKFYNLNIPANNENFIMVEKGSYSITTMVCDAKYSSTKNIGKDIVITLNAPR
- a CDS encoding T9SS type B sorting domain-containing protein; this translates as MKNLLALVFALFFTYSTAQMDTEHWFAPMAGNNPADGIQLLYLSTGSLNPVNISIYSGNKLLGTTTISKNNSGKFSGIPRSQMIIENDKEKMAVSSKGIHIVGDGNFFANYRVSTPDSAEMITSKGKSALGTKFFLGMGKMKLRYSNNTAGIIATENNTVVTLSNYEPSLKFTNDKTPGTSQKTVTLNKGESYVFEVDNMYSYNVDYNGLIGAKIESSKPISVTCGNFTGAISIGRDYFVDVFVDQTIPVEKLGNEYIIMNGNGDIANTARMEKTLIVASEDNTEVFLNDNSSSTPDFILPTAGSFKFVENKLYKPVDPQNNIYSLYIRTTKPAYTYQIFSGGDDSGISSGAMNLVPPLSCLLPSKIDEISQVDENPFGDYDYNVKLNITAEKGANVFVNGSQNNLFGPFQVSGNPNWEIYYYPNAKGNISVTTNNRKSITFGFVGGNDEIGYGGNFAGFNVDPEIKKIGGCDESSIYLEVQDNFDVYEWYYSEDKINWILLPETTNQIHPGNKYGYYQCKVTKTSCPPSRLTEIFIYYKCTVIGPPQTYTLSFCENLNPLIEPKFSTNPSLAIDPSKTIILEQATEGKAYVDNQGKIHFEPNNTHLSEVTFTYYFRGVGDFPDSEQVTVTVQITQMQVRNIEITECQDSFGYAIYNLKKFETENTDVQIIKYQYYEDLALTKEINSAELTNYKTINNSIVYVKVLNLYGCFRIGEIHLKTYTVPKIDVQVNGRTATIIASEGLSPYEYAIENSNSFLPYQNSNIFSNLPLGLNTVYVMSADKCTVSTKDFMITQLFNVITPNDDGYNDILDYSELKSKENFLIKIFNTSGQMIYESNEKSYTWNGKSNGKPLPTATYWYIVQWTEPKTKQIVLQTSYLLLKNRN
- the tsf gene encoding translation elongation factor Ts, translating into MYTPVAADVAKLRNITGAGMMDCKKALVEADGDFDKAIENLRKKGQKVAANRADRDSHEGAVIAKVNQDNTMGAIIALNCETDFVGKNDNFVELAHELAEQAIFYANKEEFLASDFHGMTVAEKLIEQTGIIGEKIEIGAFERIEGPYLGAYIHAGNKIAAITSLSANVDGAAEVAKSVSMQVAAMNPIALDETMVSQETIDKELEIERELLTKEGKPANIIDNILKGKMQRFYKDNTLVHQSFIKDSSVSVADYVKSINSDLKVVGYVRASLT